One window of Elaeis guineensis isolate ETL-2024a chromosome 11, EG11, whole genome shotgun sequence genomic DNA carries:
- the LOC105053579 gene encoding protein PSK SIMULATOR 1: MVAEPWIHKMRTAFSLENSSATARKKKEVSQPPQDGGAAVSSTVGILSFEVANAMSRAVNLYRSLSDSEIARLRSQTFASHAVRYLVSANEPYLLSLALAEKLEDLNRVAAIASRLGRRCSHPALLGFEHVYSDLLASRIDPAALGFLSKDMDGTVRKMERFVSSTAALYTELEVLTELEQSAKKFPPTPVHEETRRAFEQKIRWQRRDVRHLRDASLWNQTYDKVVLLLAQAVCTIYSRIRHVFGESVLGLDCLVSDQSRQLSGQIIPSGHCAAHSGLLQSDASEGKSQKIPQMGAEADSGVNFHRDGLRQWASPGRLFMECLNLGTSLSWKISDDHFENRSCHSRFGTGAIIPFSDEQGPNRSVKIRRSRYGLKSRLTKLAPPSTVGGSALALHYANIVIIIEKLLRYPLLVGEEVRDDLYQMLPSSLRLALRRSLKSFVKNLAIYDAPLAHDWKEAIEKTLSWLAPMAHNMIQWQTERNFEQQQIVLRENVLLLQTLYFADREKTEAAICELLVGLNYICRYEQQKNALLDCTSSVDFDDRVEWHMQY; encoded by the coding sequence ATGGTGGCCGAGCCCTGGATCCACAAGATGCGGACCGCCTTCTCCCTTGAGAACTCCTCCGCCACGGCCAGGAAGAAGAAGGAGGTGTCGCAGCCACCGCAGGATGGCGGCGCCGCCGTCTCCAGCACCGTCGGGATACTCTCTTTCGAAGTAGCCAACGCCATGTCCCGGGCTGTCAACCTCTACCGCTCCCTCTCCGACTCCGAGATCGCGCGCCTCCGCTCCCAGACCTTCGCCTCCCACGCCGTCCGCTACCTTGTTTCCGCCAACGAGCCGTACCTCCTCTCCCTGGCTCTCGCCGAGAAGCTCGAGGACCTTAATCGCGTCGCCGCCATCGCCTCCCGCCTCGGCCGCCGCTGCTCCCACCCGGCTCTCCTCGGCTTCGAGCACGTCTACTCCGACCTCCTCGCCAGCCGGATCGACCCCGCCGCCCTCGGCTTCCTCTCCAAAGACATGGACGGCACCGTCCGCAAGATGGAGCGCTTCGTCTCCTCCACCGCGGCGCTCTACACCGAGCTCGAGGTCCTCACCGAACTCGAGCAGTCCGCCAAGAAGTTCCCCCCGACGCCGGTGCACGAGGAGACCCGCCGGGCCTTCGAGCAGAAGATCCGGTGGCAGCGGCGCGATGTGAGGCACCTCAGGGACGCCTCCCTCTGGAACCAGACCTATGACAAGGTCGTCCTCCTCCTCGCCCAGGCGGTCTGCACCATCTATTCCCGAATCCGCCATGTGTTCGGGGAGTCTGTTCTTGGCTTGGATTGCTTGGTTTCTGATCAAAGTCGGCAGCTTTCCGGCCAAATTATCCCTTCCGGTCACTGCGCAGCTCATTCTGGGTTGCTTCAGTCTGATGCAAGTGAAGGCAAATCCCAGAAGATTCCACAGATGGGAGCTGAAGCAGATTCTGGTGTAAATTTTCACAGGGATGGTCTCCGGCAATGGGCCAGCCCCGGGAGGCTTTTCATGGAGTGCCTCAATTTGGGTACCTCTCTTTCATGGAAGATCAGTGATGACCATTTCGAGAATCGGAGTTGCCACAGCCGGTTTGGGACTGGTGCTATCATTCCTTTCAGTGACGAACAGGGGCCGAACAGGAGTGTTAAGATCAGGAGATCACGGTATGGGCTGAAGAGTAGATTAACGAAGCTTGCTCCACCCTCCACTGTCGGCGGTTCTGCTCTTGCACTACATTATGCAAATATTGTAATTATCATTGAGAAGTTACTGCGTTATCCACTTTTAGTTGGGGAGGAGGTGAGGGATGATCTCTACCAGATGCTACCCTCGAGCTTAAGGTTGGCTTTGAGAAGGAGTCTGAAGTCTTTTGTCAAGAATCTAGCTATCTATGATGCACCTCTTGCACATGATTGGAAGGAAGCAATCGAGAAAACATTGAGCTGGCTCGCACCGATGGCTCATAATATGATCCAGTGGCAGACTGAGCGCAACTTTGAGCAGCAGCAGATTGTTTTGAGGGAAAATGTCCTTCTACTTCAGACATTATATTTTGCTGATAGGGAGAAGACAGAGGCAGCTATATGTGAGCTTCTTGTTGGGTTGAACTATATTTGCCGGTATGAGCAGCAGAAGAATGCTTTGTTGGATTGTACAAGTAGTGTGGACTTTGATGATCGTGTGGAGTGGCATATGCAATACTGA